The Agaribacterium sp. ZY112 genome includes the window TAGCTTTTCCTTAAGTAAATTAATGACTTTATATTCGAATTTTCAGAGCAATATAATGAGTACTACGAATTCTCTCGGATTACTGAGAATGTAAGCTCATACTTAATAAACGATAAAGTTTTTAAAACGGGAAAATCAAAAAAAACAGGCCGATCAGACTAGATCGATGCAACTGTTAACTGAGTATAACAAGCTTGATTTTTTATTAATGCATTAATAAGTGCCAACCATCGATACTTATTCCAATAGTGGTGTAGCAAGCATGAAAGACATTAAAGAATGTAGGGCTATTAATTAAAGGCGTAGATTTAAATGGTTAAAAATAGATGACGACAGCTTAAGTCCTTGATGGTTTAACGCCCATTAAAAAGAAAAGTAATAATCCTTTCAGAGGGGAATATGCCACCTTTTCAGCATGATTATTTTGCCTCTTGGCTTGGGCGTAAGTTGGGCATAATAAAGTACCATTCGAGCATAAGTCGTTGACTCCTAAAGTTATTTCTAAACCTCTGGCCTTTTGATTGAAAATTAAATTTGTAATAAATATGTCGTTAATATGTAAAACCCTGTCACTAGCATGCGCTGCTTTAACACGTTCAGGGTATAAGCTATGTATAGAAAAACCATAATCTCTTTAAGTGTATTTACGTTGCTAACGGCATGTGCCGGCGATGATGGCGAAAAGGGTGAAAACGGCGAAAGTGGTGCGGACGGTACTAATGGCACGAACGGAGCAAGCGCGACTAACGGTCTAAACAGTTTGGTTGACCACGAGCTACTTGCATTTGGTAATAGCGAATGTGCCTTTGGTGGGTTAATGATTCGCTCTGGCTTAGATAACGATACAGATGGTGTTTTGTCCGATAGCGAAGTGACTTCAACAGTCTATGACTGTGACGCCAATACCGTCGGCGTACAGGGCTCTGCTTTACCTTACATGGTATTACGTAACGACATAGAAGATGGTGCAAAGCCAGGTGCATTATTTGAAATCCGTAACGGTGGTTATGGCTCCGACATGGTTAAACACCCCAGCAATGCCAAGCAGTTTTACGCCTTAACTGATCGCGGGCCTAACGCTACCTACACTGGAGCACAAGGCAAAGGTAAAATATTCCCAGTTGCAGATTACACACCGCGTATAGGTCTATTCGAACTTCAAGCCAACGGTGATATAAAGCGTATCGAAGACATACTCTTAAAGCGCCCAGATGGAACGTTAATTACTGGTTTGCCGAATAGCTCTGCATTAGGTGGAACAGGTGAAACGCCATATGCTGTGTTAGAAGATGGCAACATTGAAGTGCTTCGTGAAGATATGGGCTTGCCCTACAATGAAACCACCAACCCAATACAGCTAGATGATTATGGCTTAGACGGTGAAGGTCTAGTGGCCTTATCAGATGGCACCTTTTGGGTAAGCGACGAATACGGCCCACATATGGTTCACTTTGCTGCCGATGGAACGGAGATAGGCCGCATTAATGCCTTTGCAGGCGACGACCGTGTAAGCTTTAACCTACCTGCCGAATTTGCCAACCGCCGAGCCAACCGGGGCATGGAGGGTTTAGCCATAACACCCGATGAAAAAACACTTGTCGGTATTATGCAATCAACCATGTACAACCCTAGTAGCGCAGTAAAGGCCTTAGATATTGTGCGTATTGTTACGATAAATACTGAAACGGGTAGTGTGGCGCAATACTTATATAAGCAAGAAAAAACGCAAAACTCTCAGTCTGGTATTTTTGCCTTAAGTGCAACTGAGTTTGTAGTTATTGAGCGCGACGGTGCTTTCTTTGCTTCAGATGCAAACGCAATGAAACACTTGTATAAGATTGATATTAGTAACGCAACAGATCTAGAAAGCATTGCCGATTCTGGTGTGTGGTTGCAAGACGCTGAGCTTGGCTTAACAAAAGACGGACAAACACTAGAAGAAGTCGTTCTTAACGAAGGCTGGGATGGCTTAAGCAGCATTGCACCTGTAAGCAAAACTTTCTTGGCCGATTTGGTAGCAGAAGTTCAATACCCACACGACAAGCTAGAAGGCATGTGGCTAATAAATGATTCAACCATTGGCGTCATCAATGATGACGATTTTGCAACATGGTCGAGTAGTGGTGTGCTAGAGCAAAAATACCTAGATGCAGGCCAAAGCGTTATAGATGCTAATAAGCTGTATATTATTGAAGATCTGAACCTTTAATAAAAAAACGCTCAATGCTGTAAAGCCCGCACTTGTTATACAGGTGTGGGCTTTTTTATTGGTTTGTAATTTGTGTTGCTGTTGGATAGAGCAGGGGGGGCTAAATAAAGCAGGGTATGGTGAGCATGAGTGGCGTAGAAAACTGGGCCAACTGTTTTTTTACCAACTAGCACTGATGATGCCTAAGTACTAAGCCTATGTAAGCAGATATATAAGGTATCGATTCTTTAAATCGTGAGGCTAGGTAGTCAATTTAAAATTAGTTTCGCAGAGCTCGTCTGAAGCGTGGTCAAACCACCACCAGCTTACTAAGTCGCCTGTGGTTAAGCATTTAAAGG containing:
- a CDS encoding esterase-like activity of phytase family protein; translated protein: MYRKTIISLSVFTLLTACAGDDGEKGENGESGADGTNGTNGASATNGLNSLVDHELLAFGNSECAFGGLMIRSGLDNDTDGVLSDSEVTSTVYDCDANTVGVQGSALPYMVLRNDIEDGAKPGALFEIRNGGYGSDMVKHPSNAKQFYALTDRGPNATYTGAQGKGKIFPVADYTPRIGLFELQANGDIKRIEDILLKRPDGTLITGLPNSSALGGTGETPYAVLEDGNIEVLREDMGLPYNETTNPIQLDDYGLDGEGLVALSDGTFWVSDEYGPHMVHFAADGTEIGRINAFAGDDRVSFNLPAEFANRRANRGMEGLAITPDEKTLVGIMQSTMYNPSSAVKALDIVRIVTINTETGSVAQYLYKQEKTQNSQSGIFALSATEFVVIERDGAFFASDANAMKHLYKIDISNATDLESIADSGVWLQDAELGLTKDGQTLEEVVLNEGWDGLSSIAPVSKTFLADLVAEVQYPHDKLEGMWLINDSTIGVINDDDFATWSSSGVLEQKYLDAGQSVIDANKLYIIEDLNL